Within Microterricola gilva, the genomic segment CGAGCTCGCTCGACATCCCGAGCGAGCGCCTGGTGCAGGAGGCGCTGCAGACGCTGCTCGCCGATCGCACAGCCGTGATCATCGCCCACCGGCTCTCGACGGTGTCGATCGCCGACCGCGTGCTGGTGATGGAGCATGGCCGCATCGTCGAGGACGGTTCGCCGGAGCAGCTCATCGCCGGCACCGGCCGCTTCGCGCAGTTGCACGCCGCCTGGCGCGACTCGCTGGTCTAGCGCGCCTGCCGGATGCCGCTCGCTGCGGCATCCGGCAGCCTACGCGCTGCGTGGCGGTGCCGTCGACGCGCGCACGATGAGTTCGGGGTGGATCGCCTCGAAGGGGCGCGGCTCGCGGTGCTCGACCATGTCGATGACCGCGGTCGCCGCCGCCTTCCCCACGGCCTCGAACGGCTGCCGCACGGTTGTCAGCGCGGGTGCCGCATATGCGGCGAGAGCAATGTCGTCGACGCTGACGATCGAGACGTCCTCGGGCACCGCGCGCCCGGATTCATGCAAGGCGCGGATGACGCCGAAAGCCATCTCATCGCTCGAGACGAACACTGCGGTGGCGCCGGGGATCGCGGCGATGGTGCGGCCGGCACGGTAGCCGGATTCGGGGGTCCAGTCAGCTGGGATGACCGGTGGCGGGGTGATCCCGTGCTCGGTGAGCACTTGCTCCCAGGCCTGGCGTCGCACGCGGGACTCGACCCAGTAGTCGTCACCGGACACGTGCCACACGGTGCGGTGGCCAAGGCTCAGAAGGTGCTCGGTCGCCATTCTCGCGATCGCTGCCTGGTCGACGACAGTGTCGGTGCCGATGCCCCCCGTCAGCCGGTGCATCAACACCGTCGGAGTACGTTCGGCGCGTGCGCCGATCGCGTTGTCCAGGAAGGTGACGGGAGCGAGCAGGATGACGCCCTCTGCGCCTTGTCGCTCGAGCCGGTCGAAGGCGTCAAGGAACGCGTCGGGGCTGGCGTGATCGGCGACCAGTGCCGTCGTCACCGTGTAGCCCTCCGCTGCCGCGATCGTCTCGATCCCCACGCTGAGCGCTCCCGATGAGTAGCGCGCGGTGGACACCGCGATGACGCCGAGGACGCGGGTGCGGCCGGAGGCGAGCGAAACGGCCGCCGCGTGCACCCGGTATCCGAGCTCGTCGACCGCGGCAAGCACGCGGCGGACCGT encodes:
- a CDS encoding LacI family DNA-binding transcriptional regulator → MPRTIQENRQPSQLDVARAAGVSAQTVSRVMSGQPNVRPATVRRVLAAVDELGYRVHAAAVSLASGRTRVLGVIAVSTARYSSGALSVGIETIAAAEGYTVTTALVADHASPDAFLDAFDRLERQGAEGVILLAPVTFLDNAIGARAERTPTVLMHRLTGGIGTDTVVDQAAIARMATEHLLSLGHRTVWHVSGDDYWVESRVRRQAWEQVLTEHGITPPPVIPADWTPESGYRAGRTIAAIPGATAVFVSSDEMAFGVIRALHESGRAVPEDVSIVSVDDIALAAYAAPALTTVRQPFEAVGKAAATAVIDMVEHREPRPFEAIHPELIVRASTAPPRSA